One genomic region from Anticarsia gemmatalis isolate Benzon Research Colony breed Stoneville strain chromosome 7, ilAntGemm2 primary, whole genome shotgun sequence encodes:
- the LOC142974072 gene encoding mitochondrial disaggregase-like isoform X1 → MSIFRRSVKYVLVLRRSARLAGVVARRVHGMGAGGDPGSEYRTKARRLMLGAGSLGLALLAADLAFNEKRFFKAAKIGNVDEIRAQIEASAGKGELDAENTSVNRRHALGWTALMIAAANDQPSAVRELLRLGARHDVQERYAGASASASSAGLHPLEVLQRREDEFCPTMNARASFLGWTALHYAALADSAGSAKALLESGADPTARDHAGRRALHYARDPSPTRDLIITHTRRWEEAAAAAAAEERRRFPLEQRLKQYIVGQQAAIEAVAAAVRRKENGWADDEHPLVFLFLGSSGIGKTELAKQLARYMHRDDPAAFIRLDMSEYQEKHEVAKLIGAPPGYVGHEEGGQLTRALARRADAVVLFDEVDKAHPDVLTVLLQLFDEGRLTDGKGKLIECKNAIFVMTSNLAADEIAQYGLKLRREAETRSAQRVGLVPPTSAASGDDAAQTPEAEESLEVSRLFKDTVVRPILKRHFGRDEFLGRINEIVYFLPFSRQELLTLVNLELKRWADKAFARHSVELRWEGGVLGALADGYDVHYGARSIKHEVERRVVNQIALAAERGALARGCGVLLSERGGRVTLAVRRPPSADYTPLDLAAA, encoded by the exons ATGTCAATATTTCGGCGATCAGTCAAGTATGTTTTGGTGCTGAGGAGGTCAGCGCGTCTGGCTGGTGTTGTGGCACGGCGTGTACATGGCATGGGTGCAGGGGGTGACCCGGGCAGTGAATATCGGACTAAAGCCAGAAGGTTGATGCTCGGGGCAGGCTCCTTGGGACTGGCACTGCTTGCTGCTGATTTAGCTTTCAATG AAAAACGATTCTTCAAAGCTGCTAAAATTGGAAATGTGGATGAGATACGGGC aCAAATTGAAGCATCAGCTGGTAAAGGCGAGTTGGACGCTGAGAACACTTCAGTTAACCGACGCCATGCACTGGGATGGACTGCGCTCATGATAGCGGCGGCTAATGACCAGCCTAGTGCTGTCCGCGAACTGCTCCGTCTGGGCGCACGACATGATGTCCAAGAGCGCTACGCAGGTGCCTCGGCATCAGCCAGCAGCGCCGGCTTACACCCGCTCGAGGTGCTACAGAGGCGAGAGGACGAGTTCTGTCCCACCATGAACGCGCGCGCCTCTTTCCTCGGCTGGACAGCGCTGCACTATGCAGCGTTAGCCGATTCCGCCGGTTCAGCGAAAGCACTGCTCGAGTCAGGCGCCGATCCAACAGCGCGTGACCACGCAGGACGTCGTGCATTGCACTACGCGCGTGATCCGTCCCCCACACGAGACCTTATCATCACCCACACGCGGCGCTGGGAGGAAGCCGCTGCCGCCGCAGCTGCAGAAGAACGACGTCGTTTCCCGCTAGAGCAACGTCTTAAACAGTACATAGTAGGGCAACAGGCCGCAATAGAAGCCGTCGCTGCCGCTGTCCGCCGTAAAGAAAACGGATGGGCGGACGACGAACATCCACTCGTATTTCTGTTCCTTGGAAGCTCAGGTATCGGCAAGACTGAACTGGCTAAGCAATTAGCGAGGTATATGCATCGGGACGATCCAGCGGCCTTCATTCGGCTGGATATGTCGGAATACCAGGAAAAGCATGAGGTGGCTAAGCTGATCGGTGCACCGCCAGGATACGTGGGACATGAGGAAGGTGGACAACTGACGCGGGCGCTAGCACGACGCGCCGACGCCGTTGTGTTATTCGATGAAGTAGATAAAGCCCACCCAGACGTGCTTACAGTGCTGCTTCAGCTGTTCGACGAG GGCCGGCTTACGGATGGTAAAGGCAAGTTAATAGAATGCAAGAACGCGATCTTCGTGATGACGTCAAATTTGGCGGCGGACGAGATCGCGCAGTACGGGCTCAAACTGCGACGTGAAGCAGAGACACGGTCCGCACAACGTGTCGGTCTCGTACCACCTACCAGTGCCGCCAGCGGGGACGATG CAGCACAGACACCTGAAGCAGAGGAATCTCTAGAAGTATCACGTCTATTCAAAGACACTGTAGTTCGGCCGATTCTCAAACGGCACTTCGGCCGGGACGAGTTTCTAGGCCGTATCAACGAGATAGTGTACTTCTTGCCGTTCTCGAGGCAGGAGTTGCTGACGTTAGTTAACTTGGAGCTCAAACGCTGGGCTGACAAGGCTTTCGCAAGACATTCTGTTGAACTCCGCTGGGAAGGTGGAGTTCTTGGCGCTTTAGCTGATGG GTACGACGTGCACTACGGCGCCCGGTCCATCAAGCACGAGGTGGAGCGGCGCGTCGTCAACCAGATCGCGCTGGCGGCCGAGCGCGGCGCGCTGGCGCGGGGCTGCGGCGTGCTGCTGTCCGAGCGCGGCGGCCGCGTCACGCTGGCCGTGCGCCGCCCGCCCTCCGCCGACTACACGCCGCTCGACCTCGCCGCCGCGTAG
- the LOC142974073 gene encoding phosphatidylcholine:ceramide cholinephosphotransferase 2-like isoform X2, translated as MTISVRSPDKEPSPPKQINFAEPLVESVRVYLANELPSKQLALVPRAPEPPEPAASPPATPPLCDVDIAAHTAHDEIKGINFEARLKRNDLNNNASRHQNDSRLNGHMPSQAELMQRQPLLARTVKTDAPQPTTDESDPDQDHSPQRTHAGDFIVEIPPGTVREERYPKEIWKTILSFFFLFCCVCINMMSLSLVHERLPDRNTTPPLNDIVLDNVAARDWGLAVSEYLIMISTTVAMLVVVFHKHRFIVARRLFMIIGLLYLYRSVTMFVTVLPVSSTTYYCSPKSNNTTPLLVIKRMFYLISGFGLSINGKHTYCGDFIYSGHTMVLVLSYLIVAEYSPKKLWPVHWAMWGSAALGVSFVLLAHGHYTVDVVIAYYVTTRLYWTYHALLVTPHRAGSGYNHYMIQREWWYALFSYLERNVRGPVPRRYDWPLPWPRSKLFSRLS; from the coding sequence ATGACGATCTCTGTGCGCTCCCCAGACAAGGAGCCTTCACCACCTAAGCAGATCAACTTCGCGGAACCTCTGGTCGAGTCGGTGCGCGTGTACCTCGCCAATGAGCTGCCCTCCAAGCAGCTAGCGCTGGTCCCGCGCGCGCCTGAGCCGCCAGAACCCGCCGCATCGCCACCCGCCACGCCGCCGCTCTGCGATGTCGACATAGCAGCGCACACCGCTCACGACGAAATCAAAGGCATTAACTTCGAAGCGCGCCTCAAGCGCAATGACCTAAACAACAACGCGTCGCGACATCAGAACGACAGTCGACTCAACGGCCACATGCCCAGCCAGGCGGAGCTGATGCAGCGACAACCGCTGCTGGCGCGCACCGTGAAAACGGACGCGCCGCAACCCACCACGGACGAGTCGGATCCCGACCAGGACCATTCGCCGCAACGCACACATGCCGGGGACTTCATTGTCGAAATCCCTCCCGGCACCGTCAGAGAAGAACGATATCCCAAAGAAATATGGAAGACAATCCTATCGTTTTTCTTCCTATTTTGTTGTGTCTGTATAAACATGATGTCGCTGTCGTTAGTACACGAACGACTGCCGGACAGAAATACGACACCGCCGCTCAACGATATCGTACTAGATAACGTTGCCGCCCGAGACTGGGGGCTGGCCGTATCCGAGTACCTGATCATGATATCGACGACGGTCGCCATGCTGGTAGTCGTCTTCCACAAACATCGCTTCATCGTCGCGCGGCGATTGTTCATGATCATCGGCCTACTGTACCTGTACCGGTCGGTCACCATGTTCGTGACCGTTCTTCCGGTGTCCAGCACCACATACTACTGCAGCCCGAAGAGCAACAACACTACGCCCCTGCTAGTGATCAAGAGAATGTTCTACTTAATATCGGGCTTCGGTCTGTCCATCAACGGCAAGCACACGTACTGCGGCGACTTCATCTACTCGGGGCACACGATGGTGCTGGTGCTGTCGTACCTCATCGTGGCGGAGTACTCGCCCAAGAAGCTGTGGCCGGTGCACTGGGCCATGTGGGGCTCGGCGGCGCTGGGCGTGTCGTTCGTGCTGCTGGCGCACGGGCACTACACGGTGGACGTGGTGATCGCGTACTACGTGACCACGCGCCTGTACTGGACGTACCACGCGCTGCTGGTGACGCCGCACCGCGCCGGCTCGGGCTACAACCACTACATGATCCAGCGCGAGTGGTGGTACGCGCTGTTCTCGTACCTGGAGCGCAACGTGCGGGGCCCGGTGCCGCGGCGCTACGACTGGCCGCTGCCGTGGCCGCGCAGCAAGCTGTTCAGCCGCCTCAGCTAG
- the LOC142974072 gene encoding mitochondrial disaggregase-like isoform X2, whose protein sequence is MSIFRRSVKYVLVLRRSARLAGVVARRVHGMGAGGDPGSEYRTKARRLMLGAGSLGLALLAADLAFNEKRFFKAAKIGNVDEIRAQIEASAGKGELDAENTSVNRRHALGWTALMIAAANDQPSAVRELLRLGARHDVQERYAGASASASSAGLHPLEVLQRREDEFCPTMNARASFLGWTALHYAALADSAGSAKALLESGADPTARDHAGRRALHYARDPSPTRDLIITHTRRWEEAAAAAAAEERRRFPLEQRLKQYIVGQQAAIEAVAAAVRRKENGWADDEHPLVFLFLGSSGIGKTELAKQLARYMHRDDPAAFIRLDMSEYQEKHEVAKLIGAPPGYVGHEEGGQLTRALARRADAVVLFDEVDKAHPDVLTVLLQLFDEGRLTDGKGKLIECKNAIFVMTSNLAADEIAQYGLKLRREAETRSAQRVGLVPPTSAASGDDAQTPEAEESLEVSRLFKDTVVRPILKRHFGRDEFLGRINEIVYFLPFSRQELLTLVNLELKRWADKAFARHSVELRWEGGVLGALADGYDVHYGARSIKHEVERRVVNQIALAAERGALARGCGVLLSERGGRVTLAVRRPPSADYTPLDLAAA, encoded by the exons ATGTCAATATTTCGGCGATCAGTCAAGTATGTTTTGGTGCTGAGGAGGTCAGCGCGTCTGGCTGGTGTTGTGGCACGGCGTGTACATGGCATGGGTGCAGGGGGTGACCCGGGCAGTGAATATCGGACTAAAGCCAGAAGGTTGATGCTCGGGGCAGGCTCCTTGGGACTGGCACTGCTTGCTGCTGATTTAGCTTTCAATG AAAAACGATTCTTCAAAGCTGCTAAAATTGGAAATGTGGATGAGATACGGGC aCAAATTGAAGCATCAGCTGGTAAAGGCGAGTTGGACGCTGAGAACACTTCAGTTAACCGACGCCATGCACTGGGATGGACTGCGCTCATGATAGCGGCGGCTAATGACCAGCCTAGTGCTGTCCGCGAACTGCTCCGTCTGGGCGCACGACATGATGTCCAAGAGCGCTACGCAGGTGCCTCGGCATCAGCCAGCAGCGCCGGCTTACACCCGCTCGAGGTGCTACAGAGGCGAGAGGACGAGTTCTGTCCCACCATGAACGCGCGCGCCTCTTTCCTCGGCTGGACAGCGCTGCACTATGCAGCGTTAGCCGATTCCGCCGGTTCAGCGAAAGCACTGCTCGAGTCAGGCGCCGATCCAACAGCGCGTGACCACGCAGGACGTCGTGCATTGCACTACGCGCGTGATCCGTCCCCCACACGAGACCTTATCATCACCCACACGCGGCGCTGGGAGGAAGCCGCTGCCGCCGCAGCTGCAGAAGAACGACGTCGTTTCCCGCTAGAGCAACGTCTTAAACAGTACATAGTAGGGCAACAGGCCGCAATAGAAGCCGTCGCTGCCGCTGTCCGCCGTAAAGAAAACGGATGGGCGGACGACGAACATCCACTCGTATTTCTGTTCCTTGGAAGCTCAGGTATCGGCAAGACTGAACTGGCTAAGCAATTAGCGAGGTATATGCATCGGGACGATCCAGCGGCCTTCATTCGGCTGGATATGTCGGAATACCAGGAAAAGCATGAGGTGGCTAAGCTGATCGGTGCACCGCCAGGATACGTGGGACATGAGGAAGGTGGACAACTGACGCGGGCGCTAGCACGACGCGCCGACGCCGTTGTGTTATTCGATGAAGTAGATAAAGCCCACCCAGACGTGCTTACAGTGCTGCTTCAGCTGTTCGACGAG GGCCGGCTTACGGATGGTAAAGGCAAGTTAATAGAATGCAAGAACGCGATCTTCGTGATGACGTCAAATTTGGCGGCGGACGAGATCGCGCAGTACGGGCTCAAACTGCGACGTGAAGCAGAGACACGGTCCGCACAACGTGTCGGTCTCGTACCACCTACCAGTGCCGCCAGCGGGGACGATG CACAGACACCTGAAGCAGAGGAATCTCTAGAAGTATCACGTCTATTCAAAGACACTGTAGTTCGGCCGATTCTCAAACGGCACTTCGGCCGGGACGAGTTTCTAGGCCGTATCAACGAGATAGTGTACTTCTTGCCGTTCTCGAGGCAGGAGTTGCTGACGTTAGTTAACTTGGAGCTCAAACGCTGGGCTGACAAGGCTTTCGCAAGACATTCTGTTGAACTCCGCTGGGAAGGTGGAGTTCTTGGCGCTTTAGCTGATGG GTACGACGTGCACTACGGCGCCCGGTCCATCAAGCACGAGGTGGAGCGGCGCGTCGTCAACCAGATCGCGCTGGCGGCCGAGCGCGGCGCGCTGGCGCGGGGCTGCGGCGTGCTGCTGTCCGAGCGCGGCGGCCGCGTCACGCTGGCCGTGCGCCGCCCGCCCTCCGCCGACTACACGCCGCTCGACCTCGCCGCCGCGTAG